Proteins found in one Plasmodium gaboni strain SY75 chromosome 13, whole genome shotgun sequence genomic segment:
- a CDS encoding putative membrane protein (conserved Plasmodium membrane protein, unknown function), giving the protein MEKTSFKNNQKSYSKRHSSLKKKVTNDKNDNSLLTIYSFISNYMLKEEVNYDENDNRYILLESQDFENESGLKKVSFGEFNEKSYSLSHKRKEQNEEDIDKEEEVYEDVDQADYEEEDYEEEDYEEDDYEEDDYEEEDYEEDDYQDDDYQLNDDEEKPYNYDHNQIDSNNVNNDHNINSTNIKQNNSIIRRGEKKKKNKIYNNDNFPNEEDIQIDHNINEENHSRQLWKKKRKKKRKRAKKNMYTNMKNKEIDNNKKGIYKGNNLAKYFTLSMENINEQENIFKDEKQLSRQMSYYNDAYYYTSEMIYKNNRRNKEKFALYLRLMSLFINIIIGIYLIIYFPHTNNDKDTFDGTFKNMDIKDREDIKHIISKNLEINKDYHNYMKKVNLNVSILNKQKELFENKSIINGKGNTNTNSSDNNSMHVNSFDRNTNSNDSVINTNNTNNNNNNNNFVRFLRNIFSSNNYEQEDNLKSLPNSINKEKTNNNTSIKNTGYYNLYKNNNNNIIDVEKNIYDENDKNNNLKKKNLKNVKINNYNSGVYYVNDKDMLKDIKTKEDINNLIYMIDILNLMDDEHIMIYIYNEMNKIYKYAIYSFFGELLVISIIVFSLFILKILINDNNKFSVILTMYGIFYKIFCYIFAHYVLFMGLYILSIYYNIYINRDIYTHSYNFFCYHYVYNNLYIHLLMLFYALQNIVFTINDAFNCIRMVFILIKHVIIKIYEKITCKNFITFYELKEDKSPLSLTCFNKLKNKCNMNCKCCKDKNCVEIDIDEMHDIEYEKNKLPLFPNFNRKPYCKNLNIKTYEQSLLNMRNPIFK; this is encoded by the coding sequence atggagAAAACAAGTTTTAAGAATAATCAGAAGAGTTATTCTAAGCGTCATTCTTCCCTGAAAAAGAAAGTGacaaatgataaaaatgataacaGCTTGTTAACTATATACTCTTTTATAAGTAACTATATGTTGAAGGAAGAAGTGaattatgatgaaaatgacaatagatatatattattagaaaGTCAAGATTTTGAAAATGAAAGTGGACTGAAGAAAGTAAGTTTTGGTGAGTTTAATGAAAAATCATATTCTTTATCTCATAAGAGaaaagaacaaaatgaagaagataTTGATAAGGAAGAAGAAGTTTATGAAGATGTAGATCAAGCAGATTATGAAGAAGAAGATTATGAAGAAGAAGATTATGAAGAAGATGATTATGAAGAAGATGATTATGAAGAGGAGGATTATGAAGAAGATGATTATCAAGATGATGATTATCAAttaaatgatgatgaagaaaaaccatataattatgatcATAATCAAATAGACAGTAACAATGTCAATAATGACCACAATATAAATTCTACTAatattaaacaaaataatagtattattagaaggggagaaaaaaaaaaaaaaaataaaatatataataatgataattttcCTAACGAAGAAGATATTCAAATAgatcataatataaatgaagaGAACCATAGTCGACAATTGtggaagaaaaaaagaaagaaaaaaagaaaaagagcgaaaaaaaatatgtatacaaatatgaaaaataaagagatagataataataaaaagggaatatataaaggaaataatttagcaaaatattttacattatcaatggaaaatataaatgaacaAGAAAACATATTTAAAGATGAAAAACAATTATCACGACAAATGtcttattataatgatgcatattattatacttcagaaatgatatataaaaataatagaaGAAATAAAGAAAAGTTTGCATTATATTTAAGATTAATgtctttatttattaatattattataggcatttatttgattatatatttccCGCATACAAATAATGATAAGGACACATTTGATGGAACctttaaaaatatggatataaaagatcgagaagatataaaacatataatatcaaaaaatttagaaataaataaggATTACCATAACTATATGAAAAAGGTAAATTTGAATGTGAGTATATTGAATAAGCAAAAAGAGTTGtttgaaaataaaagtataatAAATGGTAAAGGCAATACTAATACTAATAGtagtgataataatagtatGCATGTAAATTCATTTGATAGAAATACGAATAGTAATGACAGTGTTATCAATACAAATAAcacaaataataataataataataataattttgtgAGATTTTTAaggaatattttttcatctaataattatgaacaAGAAGATAATTTAAAGTCCTTACCAAATTCGattaataaagaaaaaacaaataataatactaGTATTAAAAACACAGGATATTATAACctatacaaaaataataataataatataattgatgttgagaaaaatatatatgatgaaaatgacaaaaataataatttgaaaaaaaaaaacttgaaaaatgtaaaaattaataattataatagtggtgtatattatgtaaatgataaagatatgttaaaagatataaaaactaaagaagatattaataatttaatatatatgattgATATACTTAATTTAATGGATGATGAACATataatgatttatatatataatgaaatgaataaaatatataaatatgctatatattcattttttgGAGAATTATTAGTTATCTCAATAATtgtattttcattatttattttaaaaatattgattaatgataataataagtTTAGTGTCATTTTAACAATGTATggtatattttataaaatattttgttatatatttgctcattatgtattatttatgggattatatatcttatcaatatattataatatatatataaatagagatatatatacacatagTTATAATTTCTTCTGTTATcattatgtttataataatttatatatacatttacTTATGTTATTCTATGCACTGCAAAATATCGTCTTCACAATAAATGATGCTTTTAATTGTATCAGAATGGTATTCATCTTAATCAAACAtgtaattattaaaatttatgaaaaaattacatgtaaaaattttataacCTTTTATGAATTAAAAGAAGATAAATCACCACTCTCATTAACCTGTTTTAATAAActcaaaaataaatgtaatatGAATTGTAAATGTTGTAAGGATAAAAATTGTGTGGAAATAGACATAGATGAAATGCATGACATtgaatatgaaaaaaataaattacCCTTATTCCCAAATTTTAATAGAAAACCTTATTGTAAAAATCTAAATATCAAAACGTATGAACAGTCACTGTTGAATATGAGGAATCcaatatttaaatga
- a CDS encoding putative CCAAT-binding transcription factor, with protein sequence MENKNNEEQTNKIKETLFGLSTGIIQKAINNNVDLKNYRMRREALETLGKCLSMFILYITDGAMEYCENEKRSTILVRDILNSLDDSLFLDIHDELKRQLTIQEETNRTEISKVSENIQAQYAENNELDNNQKEGKPKNKDDDFDILLQALE encoded by the coding sequence ATggaaaacaaaaacaatGAAGAACAAACTAATAAGATTAAGGAAACATTATTTGGTCTTTCTACTGGTATTATTCAAAAAGctataaataataatgttgATTTAAAGAACTATCGAATGAGAAGAGAAGCACTAGAAACACTAGGGAAATGTTTGTctatgtttattttatatataactgATGGAGCTATGGAATATTgtgaaaatgaaaaaagaTCTACCATACTGGTCAGagatattttaaattctTTAGATGATTCTTTATTTCTAGATATACATGATGAACTGAAAAGACAGCTAACTATTCAAGAAGAAACTAATAGAACGGAAATATCAAAAGTATCCGAAAATATACAAGCGCAGTATGCAGAAAACAATGAACTTGATAATAATCAAAAGGAAGGGAAGccaaaaaataaagatgatGATTTTGATATATTGTTACAAGCTCTAGAATAA
- a CDS encoding 40S ribosomal protein S27, translating into MNVDLLNPDPVEESKKHKLKRLIPTPNSYFMDVKCPGCLQITTLFSHAQNVVLCGSCNIMLCQPTGGKCKLTEGCSFRKKIE; encoded by the exons ATGAATGTCGATTTATTAAATCCAGATCCAGTTGAAGAATCAAAGAAACATAAATTAAAGAGATTAATTCCAACCCCtaattcttattttatGGATGTTAAATGCCCAGGATGTCTCCAAATTACAACTTTATTTAGTCACGCACAAAATGTTGTTTTGTGTGGAAG CTGTAACATTATGTTGTGCCAGCCAACCGGTGGAAAATGCAAATTGACTGAAGGTTGCTCctttagaaaaaaaattgaataA
- a CDS encoding carbamoyl phosphate synthetase: MTSEFWPDLDFKTVGRLILEDGNEFVGYSVGYEGCNGNPNISSDEEYKNIINNDNNKKNNNSFCTNDDNNLRDDLLFKNSRLENEDYIVTGEVIFNTAMVGYPEALTDPSYFGQILVLTFPSIGNYGIEKVKHDETFGLVQNFESNKIQVQGLVICEYSKQSYHYNSYISLSEWLKIYKIPCIGGIDTRALTKLLREKGSMLGKIVIYKNRQHINKLYKEINLFNPGNIDTLKYVCNHFIRVIKLNNISYNYKNKEEFNYTNEMITNDSSLEDHDNDINSSVCNFNNCPSISSFDKSDFKNVINHTLLRDKMNLITSSEEYLKDLHSNYNFNNASDKNDAFFKMYGICEYDKYLIDLEENASFHFNNVDEYGYYDVNKNTNINYNNKTEQNNNNNNNNNKNNINNESNNDQLDCINKDVNNTINSKVLNNLYNNNNNNDEQNSEHTKFNLNNDYSTYTKSKMKNEEFLNLVNKRKVDNKEKIIVIVDCGIKNSIIKNLIRQGMDLPLTYIIVPYYYNFNHIDYDAVLLSNGPGDPKKCDFLIKNLRDSLKKNKIIFGICLGNQLLGISLGCDTYKMKYGNRGVNQPVIQLVDNICYITSQNHGYCLKKKSILRRKELAISYINANDKSVEGISHKNGRFYSVQFHPEGNNGPEDTSFLFKNFLLDIFNKKKQYREHLGHNIIYIKKKVLLLGSGGLCIGQAGEFDYSGTQAIKSLKECGIYVILVNPNIATVQTSKGLADKVYFLPVNCEFVEKIIKKEKPDFILCTFGGQTALNCALMLDQKKVLKKNNCLCLGTSLESIRITENRTLFAEKLKEINERIAPYGSAKNVNEAIDIANKIGYPILVRTTFSLGGLNSSFINNEEELVEKCNKIFLQTDNEIFIDKSLQGWKEIEYELLRDNKNNCIAICNMENIDPLGIHTGDSIVVAPSQTLSNYEYYKFREIALKVITHLNIIGECNIQFGINPQTGEYCIIEVNARLSRSSALASKATGYPLAYISAKIALGYDLISLKNSITKKTTACFEPSLDYITTKIPRWDLNKFEFASNTMNSSMKSVGEVMSIGRTFEESIQKSLRCIDDNYLGFSNTYCIDWDEKKIIEELKNPSPKRIDAIHQAFHLNMSMDKIHELTHIDYWFLHKFYNIYNLQNKLKKLKLEQLSFYDLKYFKKHGFSDKQIAHYLSFNTTDNNNNNNNNSNNSCRVTENDVMKYREKLGLFPHIKVIDTLSAEFPALTNYLYLTYQGQEHDVLPLNMKRKKIYMLNNKRNANKKKHQVKNTLYNELVHNKDTKLHKENNNMNYENIENKSKLNKQSEGYYNSSRCINTNNINIENNICHDISINKNVNVTINDSNNSISNNENHESNLNCVSERAGSHNIYAKEEKSIASDETNILSAQNSNNNFSCNIENMNKPNVDVGVLENDNKKREDINTTTVFLEGQNNDIKNKNKKNISSLKGDEADFVMVDVKREKNMDGKNINDEYKTFKKNKSKDIGSNNNMEDELSNGTSHSTNDHLYLDNFNTSDEEMGNKNMDMYLSKQKSISNKNPGNSYYVVDSVYNNEYKINKMKELIDNENLNDKDDNNDNMNCPNYNNGNAFENGNDNLENDCIEKYMDRTYKHYNGLHNRRSTNERMMLMVNNEKENKNEKRHRNGLNNKNKVKNKGRNKEKKNYHNINNIMNNEYNSNNIESKFNNFVGDKNEKEYYQDENDIYYFTHSSEGNNDDLDSDNYLSNEELDTDDYDDDYYYDEDDVDDVDDVDDVDDVDEVEDDNDYYNDDGYDSYNSLSSSKMSEMSSVIGSENENIFNEKYNDIGFKIIDNRNEKEKEKKKCFIVLGCGCYRIGSSVEFDWSAIHCVKTIRKLNHKAILINCNPETVSTDYDESDRLYFDEITTEVIKFIYNFENSNGVIIAFGGQTSNNLVFSLYKNNVNILGSSAQSVDCCENRNKFSHLCDSLKIDQPKWNKFTRLSKAIQFANEVKFPVLVRPSYVLSGAAMRVVNSFEELKNFLMKAAIVSKDNPVVISKFIENAKEIEIDCVSKNGKIINYAISEHVENAGVHSGDATLILPAQNIYVETHRKIKKISEKISKSLNISGLFNIQFICHQNEIKIIECNLRASRTFPFISKALNLNFIDLATRILMGYDVKPINISLIDLEYTAVKSPIFSFNRLHGSDCILGVEMKSTGEVACFGLNKYEALLKSLIATGMKLPKKSILISIKNLNNKLAFEEPFQLLFLMGFTIYATEGTYDFYSKFLESFNVNKGSKFHQRLIKVHNKNAENISPNTTDLIMNHKVEMVINITDTLKTKVSSNGYKIRRLASDFQVPLITNMKLCSLFIDSLYRKFSRQKERKSFYTIKSYDEYISLV; the protein is encoded by the exons ATGACTTCAGAATTTTGGCCAGATTTAg ATTTTAAAACAGTTGGAAGGTTAATTCTTGAAGATGGTAACGAATTTGTAGGTTACAGTGTAGGTTACGAAGGGTGTAATGGCAATCCTAATATATCATCTGATGaggaatataaaaatattattaataatgataataacaagaagaataataattcattttgtactaatgatgataataatttgagagatgatttattatttaaaaatagTCGATTAGAAAATGAAGATTATATTGTTACAGGTGAAGTTATATTTAATACAGCTATGGTTGGATATCCTGAAGCTTTAACTGATCCAAGTTATTTTGGTCAAATATTAGTTTTAACATTTCCATCTATTGGTAATTATGGTATTGAAAAAGTAAAACATGATGAAACTTTTGGATTAGTACAAAATTTTGAAAGTAATAAAATTCAAGTACAAGGATTAGTTATTTGTGAATATTCGAAGCAATCATATCATTACAATTCTTATATTAGTTTAAGTGAATGGTTAAAGATTTACAAAATTCCATGTATAGGTGGTATAGATACAAGAGCATTAACAAAACTTTTAAGAGAAAAAGGTAGTATGTTAGGTAAaatagttatatataaaaacagacaacatataaataaattatataaagaaattaaCCTTTTTAATCCTGGTAATATAGATACTCttaaatatgtatgtaATCATTTTATACGTGTTATTAAgttgaataatatttcatataattataaaaataaagaagaattTAATTATACAAATGAAATGATCACTAATGATTCATCGTTAGAAGATCatgataatgatataaatagtAGTGTTTgtaattttaataattgTCCAAGTATCTCTAGTTTTGACAAAAGtgattttaaaaatgttattaaTCATACTTTGTTAAGAGATAAAATGAACTTAATAACATCTTCTGAAGAATATCTAAAAGATCTTCATAGTAATTATAACTTTAATAATGCTAgtgataaaaatgatgcTTTTTTTAAGATGTATGGTATATGtgaatatgataaatatttaattgaCCTTGAAGAGAATGCTAGCtttcattttaataatgtAGATGAATATGGATATTATgatgtaaataaaaatacaaatattaattataacaataaaaCAGAACAaaacaacaacaacaacaacaacaacaacaaaaaTAACATTAACAATGAAAGTAACAATGATCAGCTTGattgtataaataaagatgTTAATAATACTATTAATAGTAAGGTACTTAACAAcctatataataataataataataatgatgagCAAAATAGTGAACATACcaaatttaatttaaataatgattattCTACTTATACTAAAAGcaaaatgaaaaatgaAGAATTCCTTAATTTAGTAAACAAGAGAAAAGTAGAcaataaagaaaaaattattgtTATTGTTGATTGTGGTATTAAAAATagtataataaaaaatttaataagACAAGGTATGGATCTTCCATTgacatatattattgtaccttattattataattttaatcATATAGATTATGATGCAGTTCTTTTATCTAATGGTCCTGGAGATCCTAAAAAGTGTGATTTCCTTATAAAGAATTTAAGAGAtagtttaaaaaaaaataaaattatatttgGTATTTGTTTAGGTAATCAACTATTAGGTATCTCATTAGGTTGTGacacatataaaatgaaatatgGTAATAGAGGTGTTAATCAACCTGTAATACAATTAGtagataatatatgttatattacGTCACAAAATCATGGATattgtttaaaaaaaaaatcaataTTAAGAAGAAAAGAGCTTGCGATTAGTTATATAAATGCTAATGATAAATCTGTAGAAGGTATTTCACATAAAAATGGAAGATTTTATAGTGTTCAATTTCATCCTGAAGGTAATAATGGTCCTGAAGAtacatcatttttatttaagaattttcttttagatatttttaataagaAAAAGCAATATAGAGAACATTTAGgacataatattatttatataaaaaagaaagtTCTTCTTTTAGGTAGTGGTGGTTTATGTATAGGTCAAGCAGGTGAATTTGATTATTCAGGAACACAAGCAATTAAGAGTTTAAAAGAATGTGgtatatatgttattttgGTTAATCCTAACATAGCAACAGTACAAACATCAAAGGGATTAGCTGATAAAGTATACTTTCTACCTGTTAATTGTGAATTTGtagaaaaaattattaaaaaggaaaaacctgattttattttatgtacCTTTGGTGGTCAGACAGCTTTAAATTGTGCTTTAATGTTAGATCAAAAAAAAGTATTGAAAAAGAATAACTGTCTATGTTTAGGTACTTCTTTAGAATCTATAAGAATAACAGAAAATAGAACATTATTTGctgaaaaattaaaagaaataaatgaaaGAATAGCTCCATATGGTAGTGCAAAAAATGTTAACGAAGCTATTGATATAGCTAATAAAATAGGATATCCAATATTAGTACGTACCACATTTTCGTTAGGAGGATTAAATAGTAgttttattaataatgaagaagaaCTGGTTgaaaaatgtaataaaatatttttacaaactgataatgaaatatttatagatAAATCATTACAAGGATGGAAAGAAATAgaatatgaattattaagagataataaaaataattgtatagctatatgtaatatggaaaatataGATCCATTAGGTATACATACAGGAGATAGTATAGTTGTAGCACCTTCACAAACATTAAGtaattatgaatattataaatttagAGAAATAGCATTAAAGGTTATTAcacatttaaatattatagGAGAATGTAATATTCAATTTGGTATAAATCCACAAACAGGAGAATATTGTATTATTGAAGTTAATGCTAGGCTAAGTAGAAGTTCAGCATTAGCATCTAAAGCTACTGGTTATCCACTTGCTTATATATCAGCAAAAATAGCTTTAGGATATGATTTGATAAGTTTAAAAAACAGTATAACTAAAAAAACAACTGCCTGTTTTGAACCATCTCTCGATTACATTACAACAAAAATACCACGATGGGATTTAAACAAATTTGAATTTGCTTCAAATACAATGAATAGTAGTATGAAAAGTGTAGGAGAAGTTATGTCTATAGGTCGAACCTTTGAAGAATCTATACAAAAATCATTAAGATGTAttgatgataattatttagGATTTAGTAATACTTATTGTATAGATTGGgatgaaaagaaaattattgAGGAATTAAAAAATCCTTCACCAAAAAGAATTGACGCTATACATCAAGCTTTCCATTTGAATATGTCTATGGATAAAATACATGAACTCACACATATTGATTATTGGTTCTTacataaattttataatatatataatttacaaaataagttgaaaaaattaaaattagAGCAATTATCTTTTTATGATTTGAAGTATTTTAAGAAGCATGGTTTTAGTGACAAGCAAATAGCTCACTACTTATCCTTCAACACAACcgataataataataataataataataatagtaataacTCTTGTAGGGTTACAGAAAATGATGTTATGAAATATAGAGAAAAGCTAGGATTATTTCCACATATTAAAGTTATTGATACATTATCAGCCGAATTTCCTGCTTTAActaattatttatatctaaCTTATCAAGGTCAAGAACATGATGTTCTCCCATTAAATATGAagaggaaaaaaatatacatgcttaataataaaagaaatgcaaataaaaaaaaacaccAGGTCAAGAAcacattatataatgaattaGTTCATAATAAGGATACAAAATTACAcaaagaaaataataatatgaattatgaaaatatagaaaataaatcTAAATTGAATAAACAATCAGAGGGATATTATAATTCTTCTAGATGTATcaatacaaataatattaatatagaaaataatatttgtcATGATATATCCATAAACAAAAATGTAAACGTTACAATAAATGATTCCAATAATTCTATATCAAATAATGAAAACCATGAAAGTAATCTAAATTGTGTATCTGAAAGAGCAGGTAGccataatatatatgctAAAGAAGAAAAGAGTATAGCATCTGATgaaacaaatattttaagtGCACaaaattcaaataataatttttcatgTAATATTGAGAATATGAATAAACCAAACGTTGATGTTGGTGTATTAGAAAATgataacaaaaaaagaGAAGATATAAATACCACAACGGTATTCTTAGAAGGtcaaaataatgatattaagAATAAGAATAAGAAGAATATCTCTTCATTGAAAGGTGATGAAGCAGATTTTGTGATGGTAGATGTAAAAagggaaaaaaatatggatggaaaaaatataaatgatgaatataaaacatttaagaaaaataaatctaAAGATATTGgatcaaataataatatggaaGATGAACTATCCAATGGAACGTCACATTCAACTAATgatcatttatatttagataattttaatacatCAGATGAAGAAATgggaaataaaaatatggataTGTATTTATCAAAGCAAAAAAGTATATCTAATAAAAACCCTGGTAATTCTTATTATGTTGTAGATTctgtatataataatgaatacaaaattaataaaatgaaagaaTTAATAGATAACgaaaatttaaatgataaagatgataataatgataatatgaattgtcctaattataataatggTAACGCATTTGAAAATGGAAATGATAATTTAGAGAATGATTGTATTGAGAAATATATGGATCGTACATATAAACATTATAATGGTTTACATAATCGTAGAAGTACAAATGAGAGGATGATGCTTATGgtaaataatgaaaagGAGAACAAGAATGAGAAGCGACATAGAAATGgtttaaataataaaaataaagtgAAGAATAAAGGAAGAAATAAAGAGAAAAAgaattatcataatattaataatataatgaataatgaatataatagtaataatattgaatcaaagtttaataattttgttggtgataaaaatgaaaaagaatattatcaagatgaaaatgatatatattattttacaCATTCATCAGAAGGAAATAATGACGATTTAGATAgtgataattatttaagTAATGAAGAATTAGATACTGATgattatgatgatgattattattatgatgaagatgatgTAGATGATGTAGATGATGTGGATGATGTGGATGATGTGGATGAAGTTGAAGATGataatgattattataacgATGATGGTTATGATAGCTATAATTCTTTATCATCGTCAAAAATGTCAGAAATGTCATCTGTTATAGGTTcagaaaatgaaaatatatttaatgaaaaatataatgatataggttttaaaataatagaTAATAGGAACGAAAAGGAGAAAgagaaaaagaaatgtTTTATTGTATTAGGTTGTGGTTGTTATCGTATTGGTAGTTCTGTTGAATTTGATTGGAGTGCTATACATTGTGTAAAGACaataagaaaattaaaCCATAAAGctattttaataaattgTAACCCAGAAACGGTGAGTACAGATTATGATGAAAGTGATcgtttatattttgatgAAATAACAACAGAGgttataaaatttatatataactttGAAAATAGTAATGGTGTAATTATAGCTTTTGGTGGGCAAACATCAAATAATTTAGTATTTagtttatataaaaataatgtaaatatattagGTTCAAGTGCTCAAAGTGTTGATTGCTGTGAAAATAGGAATAAATTCTCACACTTATGTGATTCCTTAAAAATTGATCAACCTAAATGGAATAAATTTACGAGATTATCCAAGGCTATACAATTTGCTAATGAAGTAAAATTTCCTGTATTAGTAAGACCATCTTATGTATTATCTGGTGCAGCTATGAGAGTTGTAAATAGTTttgaagaattaaaaaacTTTTTAATGAAAGCAGCTATAGTTAGTAAAGACAATCCTGTTGTTATATCAAAATTTATTGAGAATGCTAAAGAAATAGAAATAGATTGTGTTAGTAAAAATGgtaaaataattaattatgCTATTTCTGAACATGTTGAAAATGCTGGTGTACATTCAGGTGATGCAACCTTAATATTACCTGcacaaaatatatatgttgaaACACAtaggaaaataaaaaaaatatccgaaaaaatatcaaaatcattaaatatatctggtctatttaatatacaatttatatgtcatcaaaatgaaataaaaattattgaaTGTAATTTAAGAGCATCTAGAACTTTTCCATTTATATCAAAAGCTTTAAATCTTAATTTTATTGATTTAGCTACAAGGATATTAATGGGTTATGATGTCAAACcaattaatatatcattaattGATTTAGAATACACTGCTGTGAAATCACCAATTTTCTCATTTAATAGATTACATGGATCAGATTGTATACTAGGTGTAGAAATGAAATCTACAGGTGAAGTAGCATGTTTTGgtttaaataaatatgaagCTTTATTAAAATCATTAATAGCTACAGGTATGAAATTACCTAAAAAATCAATACTTATAagtattaaaaatttaaataataaattagCTTTTGAAGAACCATTCCagttattatttttaatggGATTTACAATATATGCAACTGAAGGTACGTATGATTTCTACTCTAAATTTTTAGAATCTTTTAATGTTAATAAAGGTTCTAAATTTCACCAAAGACTTATTAAAgttcataataaaaatgcAGAAAATATTTCACCAAATACAACAGATTTAATTATGAATCATAAAGTTGAAATggttataaatataactGATACATTAAAAACAAAAGTTAGTTCTAATGGTTATAAAATTAGAAGATTAGCATCCGATTTCCAGGTTCCTTTAATAACGAATATGAAACTTTGTTCTCTTTTTATTGACTCACTATATAGAAAATTCTCAAGACAAAAGGAGAGAAAATCATTCTATACAATAAAGAGTTATGACGAATATATAAGTTTGGTATAA